The sequence below is a genomic window from Fundidesulfovibrio magnetotacticus.
CGGCGCGCAGGATGCGGGTGTAGAAGGCGTCGAAGCTCTGGGGCGGCCTGGGGTTCGAGAGCAGGTGCGGCTTGTGCCCGGTCTGGCCCGTGACCATCAGCCCGGGCTTGATCTCCTGCGGATAAGGCTGGACCATGCCGGTCTTGGCCTTGCCGTCCAGCCCGATGCGGGAGCCCATGGCGTCGGTGGAGGCCTCCAGGAACACGGTGAACGAGGCCGCGATGACCGCGCCCACCAGCTCGGAGTCCACGTAGGCGGACAAGTCCGCCAGCTGCTTCATGGCCGGGGAGAGGATGGTCTCGCCCCGGGGCTGCTCGGGCATTTTGCCGTGGCGGCGGTGGAAGCAGCCCCAGCGGTGGCCGGTCTTGCGGGGCACGCGGCGGAAGTCGCAGCTGGCGAGCCCGGCCAGGGGCCGGTTGTCCCTGGGCTCGGCGATCCAGTAGGCCTCGGGGCGGCCGTTGGCCCCCAGCTCCACGCCGCGCCGGATCAGGGGATTCCCGGCCATGTCGGAGGGGGTGCGCAGACGGGCCGGGTGCAGTCCCTGCAGGGCTAGGCCGAAGGCGCGGCCGGGTTCGTCCAGCCACACAGGCAGGCGCAGGAATTCGCCCGTCACGAACAGGGTGCGGGCATCCTGGTACTGCATGTCGTCGAAGTGGTCGGTGTCCGCAGCGTCCGCCTCGGCGCACCATACGTCCCAGGCCCTCTCCGCGCTCTCGGCGAAGGCGTCCGCCTCGTCGTCGGAGAGCCCCAGGACCGTCATGTCTGGCGCGGACTGGGGCTTGAGGCCCGGCCCGGCCACGTTCAGGGCCAGGGAGTCCACGCAGGACGCGGCGTGGCCGTCGCTGGCGACCAGGGATTCGGCGCGGGCCATGATCAGGTCGGCGTCGCGCTGGACCGTGTAGGCGTTCAGCCGGGAAGGCTGGAAGTTGGAGAGGGTGCCCTCGCGGCTCGCGGCCGTGCGGCGCACCGCCTCCACCACGCCGTCGATCCCGGCCATGGCCGCGCGGGCCTGGGCGCGGCGCAGCCCGTGCACCGGGGAGACGTAGCCGATGAAGGAGTCCAGCCAGTTGCCCATCAGGAGTACCTCCCGGGGATCAAGGAGGTGAAGGACGGGCTTCCGGACCCGGCGGCTTGGTCTTCCTTGGTGGGCTGCTTGTCCAGCCAGTCGAGGTGGGCCTGAATGGCGGGAAGGTCGGCCCGGCGCAGACGGCGGGTGCCGATGACGTATTCCTGGCCCTCAGCCACGGCGAGGAGCGCCGCCGTCCAGGCGTCGATCAGTTCCTGCTTCTTGGCTGCGGTGAAGATGGCCATGGCCGGAGGGCTAGCACACCCCTACCGGCCTCCTGGTGGACGCTGGAGACAATGGAGACAATGGAGACAGTTTGTTGGGTGGTTGAGAAGTCGAGGGAGTGGGCCGGGGATCAAAAACCGGCGCGGCTTCCCAGGCTGTGGTGGAGGACGCAAAATTGAAGGGTAATTTGCACACTCAAAAAGTTTCTGGCCGTACTCTCCACCCCCCAGATCAAGGGGAACTGCACAAAGCCAAGCGCCTACCCACTCTGTTGTTTCATTACAAAATACACTCTACTGGTTGAGCCAAACAATAAATGCTGACATTACGGAACGCAATTCCTGCATTACTACAGTGGACAAACCATTCAACTTACCAGTTTCAATATATTTTTCATACACTATTGTTGCGGCAACAGAAGCAACAAATCCTAGAAAAGCACCATACAACAGGTACAATATTTGCTTTGATTCGGTTCGAAGCCAGCGTTTAACGATGTCTGCGGCCGAATAATTTCCATACAAAACAGAAGACTTATTAATCTCTATTAAACATTTTTTTGCATACTTTATTATATCTTTATCTTTTATGTCTTGAACGCTTTTGAAATGCTTAAGAACAACCTCATCACCAGAAGACTTTCTTTCGCCCTTTGTCGTACACCTTTGTAAAATAAAAAAAACTTGTGCATTTTCTAATTGAGCTATTGAAAAATATCCACCAGATTCCGTTGTAGCGACGACACTTGTAGTTCTTCCATCTACCCTATGAACGTTACACACACCTATTGGATGGTGTCCTGTTCTCAGCGATATCGAATTTAAGTTAATGAAATAATTGCCGTTTGATGTAAATTGAAACTCCAGCGTATCGTCTATCCATAAATTTTCGTAATATTTGCCAGTCTTTGCCTGAACTATAATATCCTCAAACAGCATTTTTGCTCTAGTTCTCAGATAATGCCATTCCATCCTGTTGCTATAGACACGTCTGCTGTTTGACGTTGCGCATCTTGTCAAGCATGAAAAGAATTTACTAGATATGTTTATTTTACGTCCTGCGGTAATAATGTAGAAAAAGCAAAGCATGACAAATTCAATCGCAGCAACCTTGAGCGGATTCATAGCACTACACCACTTCCATTTACTTATAGATACACAACGCTCAATGCCTATCACCGCAAAGTGGAATCTCCATATCCTTCAAAACCATGTTGGCGCGCCGTTTGAGGTAGCGATTCACACTCCGCTCGGGCACCCTGATACCCTTCTTGTCCCCCAGGCGGATCACCTTCAACTCTCTGCGGTTGATGAGCTTATAGACGAAGCTACGGGAACAATTCAACCGCTCCTTCACCTCAGGAACGGTGAGGGGCTTTCCTTCGGCGGCGCGATCATACGGCAGATTCGTATTGCTCATGGCACTCCTCACGCGTGATTGCGCCCGGCCAGAACGGCGCTCGCGCGACGCTGGGCATGGGCCATGGTGGAAAGTTCCGGTTCGTCCTGGCCCTGGGGCTGGACGGAGTCCGGTTCCGGGTCGGTGTCCTGCGCGGCCATGTACTGCAGGCTGGGGCTCCAAGAGCCGTCCGCGCAGGCGTGGGCCAGCACGGTGCAGTCGAGGTAGTGGTTCTCCCGGCTCAACTCCTCCCAGCGCAGACGACCGTCACGGCCGCGCACCAGCCGTTCCGCCGTGATCTGCCGGGCGTAGTCGCTGCCGGTCTGCGCGTGCAGCCGCATGGGCTGGCGGGCGTCCGGCCGCAGGCGCTTGAACACCAGGGTCTTCAGGTGGTGCACGTCCAGCAGGTACAGGGTGAGCCCGTTGGGGATGGCCCGGCCGGACTTGGGCAGCTTGTCCACGGTGGTCCAGCTCACCGGCACGTGGTGCTCGCGCGAGCGGCCTTTGCAGGGGAACACCCGCCCGCCGCCCATCTCCCGGCACCAGGCGTAGACCTCTTCCGTGCGGGTGAGCACGCCGTGTTCGGAGGCGTTGCCGCCCGAGTCGATGGCCACACGCCAGATCCCCATCTCCTCGCCGGGCCTGCCCTGCACGGGGTAGGCGGTCTCGTGGGCCAGAGCCTCCACGTCCTCCCATTCCCGCAACTGGCCGTAATCGATCAGCCAGCAGCGCATGTCCGCCGACCAGGCCAACACCACGAACCAGAAATGGTCCCGTTGGGTGTCGATTCCGCAGGTGAGGGCCACGGCCTCGGCCGGGACGGTTTGCGGCGGCAGGTGCATGGCCCGGCGGGAGAGGATCTGCTCCTCGCTGGCGGCCAGCTCGGTGGGCCGGTAGGGCCGGGCCAGGTCGCCGTTGCGGAAGTCCATCATCAGGTCCGGCGAGTCCGAGCGCTTGGCCCTGATCCACTTGGCCGCGATCTCGGAGAGGCTCACCGCATGGGAGAGGAGCGCCGGGAGGTGGAAGCCCACCGAGCGCGGCTTGTCTACCGGGCGCTTGGCCCGCCAGCGCCCGGCAGCCACGGCGCTGTCCCGGACGTGGTCTGACCACTCGTATCTGCAGGCGGCGCACCGGTAGCGGGCCAGCCTCTCCCGCTCGATCCGGCGCGGGTCCTTGACGCCGCCCATCACCACGATGTTGCGGTGCTTCATCTCCTGGTAGGTGTTGCAGGCCGGGCACTTGGCCTCGTAGACGCGCAATTCGTCCGACTCCGTCATGGCCCGCCAGATGGGCGAGGATTCGTCGCCCACCGGCTTGGCCACGCACACGATCTTGCGGGAGAACGAGT
It includes:
- a CDS encoding helix-turn-helix domain-containing protein, with amino-acid sequence MSNTNLPYDRAAEGKPLTVPEVKERLNCSRSFVYKLINRRELKVIRLGDKKGIRVPERSVNRYLKRRANMVLKDMEIPLCGDRH
- a CDS encoding phage portal protein → MGNWLDSFIGYVSPVHGLRRAQARAAMAGIDGVVEAVRRTAASREGTLSNFQPSRLNAYTVQRDADLIMARAESLVASDGHAASCVDSLALNVAGPGLKPQSAPDMTVLGLSDDEADAFAESAERAWDVWCAEADAADTDHFDDMQYQDARTLFVTGEFLRLPVWLDEPGRAFGLALQGLHPARLRTPSDMAGNPLIRRGVELGANGRPEAYWIAEPRDNRPLAGLASCDFRRVPRKTGHRWGCFHRRHGKMPEQPRGETILSPAMKQLADLSAYVDSELVGAVIAASFTVFLEASTDAMGSRIGLDGKAKTGMVQPYPQEIKPGLMVTGQTGHKPHLLSNPRPPQSFDAFYTRILRAVAASTGQPYETVAKDFSKTNYSSARAALLEVWKLYTLLQDWFVRGYLRHVWEMVLEEAWLRGYLAVPEGKPDFYEARTAWCAASWTRPPRGQIDPVKERAAEQMGLDNLTESLTGILYSRGMDPETMARTIARERRTYERHGLKPSVSGVKVVLGKEPEEEAVPGDGEDANQEEQDQ
- a CDS encoding DUF6148 family protein translates to MAIFTAAKKQELIDAWTAALLAVAEGQEYVIGTRRLRRADLPAIQAHLDWLDKQPTKEDQAAGSGSPSFTSLIPGRYS
- a CDS encoding terminase gpA endonuclease subunit — protein: MSKATFRLTEGERQVFRKREQLSVSDWAARNIIVQDGPYAGSRLRLDVSRYLEGMLDAFGSPHIEEINVCGGHQLGKTLFEYICLGYSIDNWPGTKMLAMPSDEMLARVEAEKLKPLLMKSPALRKHVVKHTAGHFRLLDGSSLFLSSAASPSQRASITVKHLFLDEPDLYKVEAGKGLPMEEFKGRTRSYSFSRKIVCVAKPVGDESSPIWRAMTESDELRVYEAKCPACNTYQEMKHRNIVVMGGVKDPRRIERERLARYRCAACRYEWSDHVRDSAVAAGRWRAKRPVDKPRSVGFHLPALLSHAVSLSEIAAKWIRAKRSDSPDLMMDFRNGDLARPYRPTELAASEEQILSRRAMHLPPQTVPAEAVALTCGIDTQRDHFWFVVLAWSADMRCWLIDYGQLREWEDVEALAHETAYPVQGRPGEEMGIWRVAIDSGGNASEHGVLTRTEEVYAWCREMGGGRVFPCKGRSREHHVPVSWTTVDKLPKSGRAIPNGLTLYLLDVHHLKTLVFKRLRPDARQPMRLHAQTGSDYARQITAERLVRGRDGRLRWEELSRENHYLDCTVLAHACADGSWSPSLQYMAAQDTDPEPDSVQPQGQDEPELSTMAHAQRRASAVLAGRNHA